A DNA window from Desulfobacterales bacterium contains the following coding sequences:
- a CDS encoding tripartite tricarboxylate transporter permease — translation MIDAAFDGLMMILTMKNMLFMTMGILVGIVFGSIPGLSGQTSLAVLIPFVIGMNPATAMSLLLGAHVAVEYGGSISAILINTPGTGQAIATCWDGYPMAKRGEAARALSIAATSSAVGGLFGFVVLVASIPVMRILLMALSSPEYFIMAFVGLAFIVVLGGGSLIKALIAGGLGLMLSLVGLDPITSIPRYTFGQLVLWDGVPLIPVVVGLFAFPELAMLMAKGSSISDVEMGDSQWRLIWQGIKDTVSHWPVLLQCSALGTLIGIVPGLGGTVSNLAAYGLAAKTSKEKDMFGQGAVDGILAPESANNSKEGGALIPTVAFGIPGSAGMAILLGVFVMLGLVPGPEMLTTKLNYTFALASVLAISNVLTTLIGLAFCGPIARLTFLPVYILVPMITTVCLVGSYVDGNEIENIFLAVGFGFLGYMLKRNGYSRAPLIIGIVLGTIVERYLHMSIKLYGWLFFMRPICMILIIIIMLTMIAPVLFRKMKTR, via the coding sequence ATGATAGATGCTGCCTTTGACGGGCTGATGATGATACTCACCATGAAAAACATGCTGTTTATGACTATGGGAATATTGGTCGGAATTGTTTTTGGCTCCATACCCGGTCTTTCAGGGCAGACCTCCCTGGCTGTCTTAATTCCGTTTGTTATCGGTATGAATCCAGCAACGGCCATGAGTCTGTTGTTAGGCGCACACGTTGCCGTCGAATATGGCGGTTCCATCAGCGCCATTCTTATCAATACACCGGGAACCGGACAGGCCATCGCTACCTGCTGGGACGGGTACCCGATGGCCAAAAGAGGAGAGGCCGCCCGGGCACTGAGCATCGCCGCCACCAGCTCCGCCGTTGGCGGCCTCTTTGGTTTCGTGGTACTGGTGGCATCGATTCCGGTTATGCGAATCCTGCTCATGGCGCTGTCTTCTCCGGAATATTTTATTATGGCATTTGTGGGACTTGCCTTTATTGTCGTTTTAGGAGGAGGCTCACTCATTAAAGCGTTAATTGCGGGGGGGCTGGGATTGATGCTGTCCCTTGTGGGACTTGATCCCATCACCAGCATTCCCCGTTATACTTTCGGGCAACTGGTCCTCTGGGATGGTGTTCCGTTAATTCCGGTTGTTGTGGGACTTTTTGCCTTTCCCGAGCTTGCCATGCTCATGGCAAAGGGTTCAAGCATTTCAGATGTGGAAATGGGCGATTCACAATGGCGCCTGATCTGGCAGGGAATCAAAGATACTGTTAGTCACTGGCCGGTGCTGTTGCAGTGCAGTGCACTGGGAACACTGATCGGGATTGTACCGGGCTTGGGAGGGACGGTTTCCAACCTGGCAGCTTACGGTCTTGCCGCCAAGACTTCGAAAGAAAAAGACATGTTCGGCCAGGGTGCGGTAGACGGCATCCTGGCGCCGGAAAGCGCCAACAATTCAAAAGAAGGCGGCGCTTTGATTCCAACGGTTGCCTTTGGGATCCCCGGTAGCGCCGGCATGGCTATCCTGCTCGGCGTTTTTGTTATGCTGGGCTTGGTGCCCGGTCCTGAAATGCTGACCACTAAGCTGAATTATACCTTTGCCCTGGCAAGTGTCCTGGCGATTTCAAATGTGCTGACCACCCTCATCGGCCTGGCGTTTTGCGGCCCCATTGCCCGGCTTACATTTCTGCCGGTGTATATCCTGGTGCCCATGATCACCACGGTTTGTCTGGTCGGTTCGTATGTGGACGGCAATGAGATTGAAAATATTTTTCTGGCGGTGGGATTTGGATTTCTGGGTTATATGTTGAAAAGAAACGGTTATTCCCGGGCGCCGCTGATCATCGGAATCGTTCTTGGAACCATCGTTGAGAGATACCTGCATATGTCCATCAAACTCTATGGGTGGTTATTTTTTATGCGCCCGATCTGTATGATATTGATTATTATCATTATGTTGACCATGATCGCGCCGGTCTTATTCCGAAAGATGAAAACGAGGTAA
- a CDS encoding tripartite tricarboxylate transporter TctB family protein has protein sequence MKNRGEFIFGCFILLIIAGFVALSLPYSPTARLVPLMVGIAGMIFIGLQLISSLPRFAAKFSFLNKKREFFSADLIKQKKTGLSEKKDDSEKDAARTVGALSVQEMFLWVLLFSGTIFLFGFLLSLSLLVGIFLKYRAMAGWRFSLLSAAGIAVVMHFGFEVLLNVFLYKGYLFILILGR, from the coding sequence CTGATTATTGCCGGGTTTGTGGCGCTGAGCCTGCCATACAGTCCAACGGCCCGTCTGGTTCCGCTCATGGTCGGCATCGCCGGGATGATTTTTATCGGTTTGCAGTTAATCAGCAGCTTGCCGAGATTTGCAGCCAAATTTTCATTTCTAAACAAAAAAAGAGAGTTCTTCAGCGCCGATTTAATCAAACAAAAAAAAACCGGTTTGTCTGAAAAAAAAGACGACAGCGAAAAAGATGCCGCCCGGACCGTTGGGGCCCTGTCTGTTCAGGAGATGTTTCTTTGGGTCCTCCTTTTCAGCGGGACTATTTTTTTATTTGGCTTTTTATTGTCGCTCTCGCTACTGGTCGGGATTTTTCTTAAATATCGGGCCATGGCCGGCTGGCGTTTTTCACTGCTTTCAGCCGCAGGCATCGCGGTTGTCATGCATTTCGGGTTTGAAGTTTTATTGAATGTGTTTTTGTATAAGGGGTATCTTTTTATTTTAATTCTGGGCCGATAG
- a CDS encoding tripartite tricarboxylate transporter TctB family protein: MKYGGRLLNIFLFIITVGYVLIGMNYSRTPRIFPLIVGIPMVLLTGFQALLDFFPNLSRKYSELGGLDAENISSRGRKAKKNIESDDAERSRKELEIFLWLGVAVMLIMLAGIMVGLPLFIFIFLKFRYAQGWKLSLSLPLGTMLVMYIIFIKVLSIPLYKGFFLSG, from the coding sequence ATGAAATACGGCGGAAGGTTATTAAATATTTTTTTATTCATCATAACAGTCGGCTATGTCCTGATCGGAATGAACTACAGCCGAACGCCTAGAATTTTCCCCCTGATAGTCGGGATTCCGATGGTTCTGCTTACGGGATTTCAAGCGCTGCTGGATTTTTTTCCGAACCTATCAAGGAAATATTCAGAATTGGGCGGCCTTGATGCAGAAAATATTTCAAGTAGGGGCCGGAAGGCTAAGAAGAATATCGAATCGGACGATGCCGAAAGAAGCCGTAAGGAACTCGAAATATTTTTATGGCTGGGTGTCGCAGTGATGTTGATTATGCTGGCGGGCATCATGGTGGGCCTGCCTCTGTTTATTTTTATTTTCCTGAAATTCAGATATGCACAAGGGTGGAAATTATCCCTGAGTCTGCCATTGGGAACCATGCTGGTAATGTACATCATCTTCATAAAAGTGCTATCCATTCCGCTATATAAAGGATTTTTTTTAAGTGGTT
- a CDS encoding tripartite tricarboxylate transporter substrate binding protein — protein MKKRITGISALIFVWVVFSVAAALAAAPDYAFFNGKTVEIIVPHGPGGGFDTYARMFAPYFKKHIPGINVVINNVTGAGGLRGRNQLWASKPDGRTICLTTGSGMLFAQWSGIEGVKYDISKLTWVGRVAFEEHVMATSGTKPFKSLDDLKNAGRAITLGFSGVGSDDYFASLIMGKLLGLEIDPVTGYTGSREANLAAVKGEVDGVQVSVGSILPLFKSGDLKPIMVVGDTRSPEMPDVPTALELATSQEAKDIAKALSYSFEIDRVIFAPPGVPAERLAVLREAYQKTVNDPDFQKMLEKNKRTINYLGGEKLEKLVNDIFSTEGLLAPKVRELRKISK, from the coding sequence ATGAAAAAGCGAATCACTGGTATATCGGCACTCATTTTTGTATGGGTTGTTTTTAGTGTGGCGGCTGCATTGGCAGCAGCCCCGGATTATGCGTTTTTCAATGGCAAGACCGTTGAAATAATCGTTCCCCACGGTCCCGGCGGTGGATTTGATACCTATGCCCGGATGTTCGCGCCGTATTTTAAAAAACACATCCCGGGAATAAACGTGGTCATCAACAATGTGACCGGCGCCGGTGGCCTCAGGGGACGCAATCAATTGTGGGCTTCAAAGCCTGACGGTCGGACGATCTGCCTTACGACCGGCTCGGGGATGTTGTTTGCCCAGTGGAGCGGGATCGAGGGGGTTAAATACGATATTTCCAAACTGACCTGGGTCGGAAGAGTCGCATTTGAAGAACATGTTATGGCTACAAGTGGTACAAAACCCTTTAAGAGTCTTGACGATTTAAAAAATGCCGGCAGGGCGATAACACTCGGTTTTTCAGGTGTCGGCAGCGATGACTATTTTGCTTCTCTAATAATGGGAAAATTATTGGGACTGGAAATTGATCCGGTGACGGGCTATACCGGTTCCCGCGAGGCAAATCTTGCCGCTGTCAAGGGTGAGGTCGACGGGGTTCAGGTCAGCGTCGGTTCCATCCTGCCTTTATTCAAATCAGGAGATTTGAAGCCGATTATGGTTGTGGGAGATACCCGCAGCCCTGAAATGCCGGATGTGCCGACGGCCCTGGAACTTGCAACATCTCAAGAAGCAAAGGATATCGCAAAAGCGCTATCCTATTCATTTGAGATTGACCGGGTTATTTTTGCGCCGCCGGGTGTTCCGGCGGAGCGACTGGCTGTTCTCCGGGAGGCCTATCAAAAAACGGTCAATGATCCCGATTTTCAAAAAATGCTTGAAAAAAATAAGCGGACTATAAATTATTTGGGCGGGGAAAAGCTGGAAAAATTGGTAAATGACATCTTTTCAACAGAAGGGTTACTTGCGCCAAAAGTACGTGAATTACGCAAAATATCAAAATAA